Proteins encoded by one window of Epinephelus moara isolate mb chromosome 18, YSFRI_EMoa_1.0, whole genome shotgun sequence:
- the tcf20 gene encoding transcription factor 20 isoform X1, which yields MQNFSNSPAPPSLPPGFSGRGGGGTPYPPQPADPQISPRMTDDYAGMQQQSLHRGHHHPSQASHMLAYSARNRGAVEAAPTQGNIHSASTNNPYRKEAMDYYFSMGGKDRHRRGGMAYGAGFGYPNIDGHIPHQYRHAGSGSAPSSGLMSPYPVDYGSSAGSGGGAGAGAFSPSHQYNMSQNAAMQSVPGSQMQHRQLGQTFPAVHHAQQHRSYPHSGHRMTPQYPHYSPQGGASTGSSGMYSPPPQRYLDGAASTGFDPKVNSSPSVNSSSNSVSSSVAANNVGPMENVQQSYHASNYPGYSPQTLSLHKQATLQHRNSQHNLGVGYDNSLKMQHQGPSPGSVYAKHHQASNPSIPQAASQEIAKSPMHPNAQQTQINQNFSPISNPSPAASAVHSPSCSSSPSPLMGVSEVHGNPSGHGPSHPPTSNPRSSHGQGRLLQTMPQLSPTPNSNSSISSCGSSGSHKTHNMSAVGGSSLPPTGRNKVGLGTGIASREEGSSIYSSSPLDKMQDAGLNSLNALSSQVANLPNTVQHMLLTDSVLSQKKGKDAGQMQQATHGVPPSQPRSRNASAASSTSTVKDGSALGIGDGANLDAGADEDSSLMSVGGSSGTKVEREEQYSEGEHGRMRQMSGASSGSEPTGYHPPSQSQTQTGQASAVKTVISDSPLKEPIVSETKANEAHVPSSSSSPSFGCQSSETGPTSHSTPPVSSSPSSTSSSIPPPQPNCVSEPGLTYNDHRGGHRRTTEIKNEVIKNESEGTVDKTEKGSGQMQRDGEANSQNCQDKENRLHTASRLHNNEREEKHTSEEQQSASSVGVIVSARSEGSHAEKSKHPQDNCIEDKHSFLREPSSHNGDEGVDLSIYSSLHQKSNFGRPQNPPQSGPHKYGYPESTYGSDLSMKNRGRAGQGGVMESNSRYLGYQQSQTSYGSVHPKDAGSVAEALVKRGQGAGAKGHEDNSQMQQFPSLLQEVLQGYNLDRRYGRPEQAFPAHLQVQQQFQTRHPYGMSESMRMQSGGTEASAHFGQMGSSGKTPHSSQRHGSEPDFTPDAQASVKSEVSSTKIMQNAEKPEAGVSQSHLQQATESQLPPTKHINLADYSLPQRKALSNVPAPSSAVQELLLQEPEPLTGSIGQTESQKSSGSILAPSERRSVICDVSPNRRSTPERDRESDREREREKSQSGASVIQQPFSSLAAASDLSKKDIGEKQVVKMESASKEAGPDAANLQTDHHGSGGANEADIEYHSKSVLSSVVMNADPYRRGNVDVTPLPSHPLSTNPLSSPSRHQSYLHGVDLSTGSGSSFPGYRFGDAREGNVMPRSNPHFPSHHPFHNLSPQTQSTNKLQMYPHPRAPPHHPHDMNDWVKAMNRPSKEMMMQPGSSPGRHKVSQSEQRQRMVSQTDIPSEQHPIKPSLHHQSAFFDLKMWESSHSGREGARMIEGDSFFRTQPPPPPPPPLPPAPVASHVPVPPQMTHGQNAAEPEVSRGAIEEVKHPVPLPPPSSTKPSADMNSTQPQVQRQTKAGGSGDTNPLILRRRVRSFISPIPAKRQLQDAPQQRAATNSHHSPGAQSESSHHNEDDSSSSDIPCPRLSSPLPGENTYLQPLSPSSGNTKALPPRKGRGLKLEAIVQKITPNIKKPAGHVDDESNHYPGFSHSEIPPFNDSQDQDLAHFPRVAGGDDSYMDESHSLNDMIPFRGVDETGPLPPSAYPCDPHQTSQTLKQDFDFGLGAAVASASGDKEDFALLGPLPPPPPLPRPVQGSPPPSSSALSDIQHFTNTYQQLETRRGEQSAANLLRQKLQESGMGFDDYPGSDYYGATPPHHSQAQGHMLNRQHQMSSGRSSLSPQDSKPPESLVPKGYFPSGKKKGRPVGSVNKQKRAQNQAQTQGQSQPQAQAQSTTQSAPPAPPTPTIAAATTPPLVQTASSTPPPAAPPLTDNKSTPPLTPPILTQVVKVDVESEDTQPEIEVKPVRRRRRGVKDENEPLEARGRQRRRRRGAAPTAPPVAKDDPDTPLGAGGSPGTNKVFMDPNRKGPFVPHIHVENKIPEIGAVCTIVNAEEEKMKGERSAVGGKAGGSGIDSLLTSALSSQLSRRDRESEKRETDEVETTLQSGKALPSSGYVVSGPVITETNHSGRLLCCLCQKWANYKHLGDLYGPFYPAEYAAKLPKNQPQVRQCQPTTGTNKTGPNADISSNALNTIQDSQTQDAQFTKPPTESEYAVSLDSNPISLTTTVRPAPTADREEMMMHMTGKFSNTASSSSSSSSSSYASKTKSLTWDMNLDIRPIPELKREPDLEIDQQQPQIQQQLQQPTDEAQQRPQHRKLTSHPRFKRRHKSSEESPRMVPSNSKASLPFQPPPPALDSLGPLAQLAQLPQMPMDPEELWVHEGCIVWTSGVYLVNGRLYGLQEALDGTRETCCSYCEMVGSTLGCYSKGCTLRYHYLCAIEADCSLNEDNFSLRCPKHKVKKESLPRASGQPSQCTWSSQREAERNAEEEETQESGSCQFGQ from the exons CACCGCCAGCTTGGACAAACCTTCCCAGCTGTCCACCATGCACAGCAGCATAGAAGCTATCCGCACTCTGGGCACAGAATGACCCCTCAGTACCCACACTACTCCCCACAGGGTGGAGCATCCACAGGGTCATCAGGAATGTACAGCCCCCCTCCACAGAGATATCTCGATGGGGCTGCTAGCACGGGGTTCGATCCCAAAGTCAACAGTTCTCCCAGCGTCAACTCCAGTTCAAACTCAGTCTCCAGTTCAGTTGCTGCTAACAATGTGGGGCCAATGGAGAATGTTCAACAGAGTTACCATGCTTCAAATTATCCCGGATATTCCCCACAGACACTTTCACTTCACAAGCAAGCCACACTACAGCACCGCAACTCGCAGCACAATTTAGGGGTAGGTTATGACAACTCTCTCAAGATGCAGCACCAGGGCCCGTCTCCAGGCTCTGTATATGCTAAACATCATCAAGCCTCCAATCCCAGTATACCTCAAGCAGCATCTCAAGAAATAGCCAAATCCCCAATGCACCCCAATGCTCAACAAACCCAAATTAACCAAAACTTCAGCCCGATTTCCAACCCTTCACCAGCTGCGTCTGCAGTGCATTCCCCTAGTTGTAGCTCGTCTCCTTCCCCTTTGATGGGTGTCTCCGAGGTACACGGAAACCCCTCAGGTCATGGTCCTTCACACCCTCCTACATCAAACCCCCGTAGCAGCCATGGTCAAGGTAGATTACTGCAGACCATGCCACAGTTGAGTCCCACACCCAATTCAAACAGCAGCATCAGTAGTTGTGGTAGCAGTGGCAGTCATAAAACTCACAACATGAGTGCAGTTGGAGGAAGTAGTCTTCCTCCAACAGGCCGCAACAAAGTAGGTCTAGGCACAGGAATCGCATCTCGAGAGGAAGGCTCCTCTATTTATTCATCCTCTCCCCTTGACAAAATGCAAGATGCTGGCCTGAATAGTCTTAATGCCTTGAGCTCACAAGTAGCCAATTTACCAAACACAGTTCAGCATATGCTCCTCACCGActcagtgctttcacagaagaAGGGGAAAGATGCGGGGCAGATGCAACAGGCAACACATGGTGTGCCGCCATCGCAACCAAGGAGTCGAAATGCAAGTGCAGCCTCAAGCACTAGCACGGTTAAAGATGGAAGTGCACTGGGGATCGGGGATGGCGCCAACTTAGATGCTGGTGCTGATGAAGACTCCTCATTGATGTCAGTTGGAGGCTCATCCGGGACCAAGGTGGAGCGCGAGGAGCAGTATTCTGAGGGGGAACATGGGAGAATGAGGCAGATGAGTGGTGCAAGCagtggatctgaaccaactggcTATCATCCTCCCTCTCAGAGTCAAACTCAGACTGGGCAAGCATCAGCTGTTAAAACAGTCATATCTGATTCACCATTAAAAGAACCGATTGTTTCCGAAACAAAAGCAAACGAAGCTCACGTtccctcttcatcatcatctccatCCTTTGGATGTCAGTCATCAGAGACTGGCCCAACTTCACATTCGACACCTCCAGTTTCTTCATccccttcctccacctcctccagtaTTCCTCCTCCACAGCCAAATTGTGTCTCAGAGCCTGGTCTGACATATAATGACCACAGAGGTGGCCATAGGaggacaacagaaataaaaaatgaagtcaTCAAAAATGAAAGTGAAGGCACGGTTGACAAAACAGAGAAAGGCAGTGGCCAAATGCAGCGAGATGGCGAAGCCAATTCACAAAATTGTCAGGACAAAGAAAACAGGTTGCACACTGCATCCAGATTACACAATAATGAGAGGGAAGAAAAGCACACATCTGAGGAACAGCAGAGTGCCAGCAGTGTCGGTGTGATTGTTTCAGCTCGGTCTGAGGGAAGTCACGCTGAAAAAAGCAAGCATCCCCAAGACAACTGTATAGAAGATAAACACTCTTTCTTAAGAGAGCCGAGCAGCCACAATGGGGACGAAGGTGTAGATCTGAGTATATATTCCTCTCTTCACCAGAAATCAAATTTTGGACGGCCTCAAAATCCTCCCCAGTCCGGACCACATAAATATGGCTACCCAGAATCAACATATGGCTCAGATTTGTCAAtgaaaaacagagggagagcCGGCCAAGGGGGTGTAATGGAATCAAATTCCAGATACTTGGGGTACCAGCAGTCACAAACCAGTTATGGCTCTGTGCATCCAAAAGATGCTGGTTCTGTAGCAGAGGCTTTGGTGAAGAGAGGGCAAGGAGCAGGGGCTAAAGGCCATGAGGATAACTCACAAATGCAGCAATTTCCAAGCCTTTTACAAGAAGTTCTTCAAGGTTACAATTTAGATAGACGTTACGGCAGACCAGAGCAGGCATTTCCTGCCCATCTCCAGGTTCAACAGCAGTTTCAAACCAGACACCCATATGGCATGAGTGAAAGTATGAGGATGCAAAGTGGAGGGACTGAGGCCTCAGCTCATTTTGGACAAATGGGGAGCTCTGGAAAGACCCCACATTCAAGCCAGAGGCATGGAAGTGAGCCTGATTTTACCCCAGATGCTCAGGCCTCAGTGAAGTCAGAAGTGTCAAGTACTAAGATAATGCAAAATGCTGAAAAACCTGAAGCGGGTGTGTCCCAGAGCCATTTACAGCAGGCTACAGAGTCTCAGCTACCCCCAACAAAACATATAAACTTAGCTGACTATTCTCTACCACAGAGAAAAGCATTATCTAATGTGCCCGCTCCATCCTCTGCTGTGCAGGAGCTCCTTTTGCAAGAGCCAGAGCCGCTAACAGGCAGCATTGGTCAAACTGAGTCTCAAAAATCATCAGGCTCCATATTAGCCCCATCAGAGCGGCGCTCTGTCATCTGTGATGTGTCGCCAAACCGACGCAGCACACCAGAGAGGGATAGggaaagtgacagagagagggagcgggAGAAAAGTCAGAGTGGAGCCTCTGTGATTCAACAGCCATTTTCCTCTCTAGCAGCAGCCAGTGATCTGAGTAAAAAGGATATTGGAGAGAAACAAGTGGTGAAAATGGAATCGGCATCAAAAGAGGCTGGCCCAGACGCAGCAAATTTACAAACTGATCATCATGGCAGTGGTGGAGCTAATGAGGCTGATATTGAGTATCATTCCAAGTCTGTTCTTTCATCTGTTGTCATGAATGCTGACCCCTATAGGCGAGGTAATGTTGACGTTACGCCCCTGCCTTCACATCCTTTGAGTACTAACCCTTTATCTTCACCTTCAAGGCATCAGTCCTATCTCCATGGTGTTGATTTGTCAACTGGAAGTGGCAGCAGTTTTCCTGGATATCGATTTGGTGATGCAAGAGAAGGGAATGTGATGCCACGCAGTAACCCCCATTTTCCCTCCCACCATCCATTCCACAATTTATCCCCCCAGACTCAATCCACAAATAAGCTTCAAATGTATCCTCACCCTCGTGCCCCGCCTCATCACCCCCATGACATGAATGACTGGGTGAAAGCAATGAACAGGCCATCAAAGGAAATGATGATGCAGCCCGGTTCTTCTCCAGGAAGACACaaggtcagccaatcagagcagagacagaggatggTCTCACAAACTGACATACCCAGCGAACAGCACCCAATCAAACCTTCCCTCCATCATCAAAGCGCTTTCTTTGATTTGAAAATGTGGGAGTCGTCACACTCTGGAAGAGAAGGTGCTAGAATGATAGAGGGAGACTCCTTCTTCAGAACACagccgcctcctcctccacctcctcctctccctcctgccCCCGTAGCTTCACATGTCCCTGTTCCTCCACAAATGACTCACGGCCAAAATGCTGCTGAACCTGAGGTCTCCAGAGGAGCCATAGAGGAAGTCAAACACCCTGTCCCACTTCCTCCACCTAGCTCCACTAAGCCTTCTGCTGACATGAACTCCACTCAGCCACAGGTGCAGCGTCAGACTAAAGCCGGGGGTTCTGGAGACACAAATCCGCTAATATTGCGAAGGAGAGTTCGTTCTTTTATCTCTCCCATTCCCGCCAAAAGGCAACTCCAAGATGCGCCTCAGCAGAGGGCTGCCACAAATTCACATCACTCCCCTGGGGCTCAGTCAGAGTCGAGCCATCACAATGAAGATGACTCATCCAGTTCTGATATCCCATGTCCCAGGCTCTCTTCCCCTCTGCCCGGAGAGAACACCTATTTACAACCTCTATCTCCATCGAGTGGTAATACTAAGGCTTTGCCTCCCAGGAAAGGACGAGGTTTGAAACTAGAGGCAATAGTGCAGAAAATCACgccaaatattaaaaagccaGCAGGCCATGTTGATGATGAGTCAAATCATTACCCGGGCTTCTCTCACTCAGAAATACCACCGTTTAATGATTCACAGGACCAAGACTTGGCACATTTCCCTAGGGTCGCAGGAGGGGATGATAGTTACATGGATGAAAGTCACTCATTAAACGACATGATTCCCTTCAGAGGAGTTGATGAGACAGggcctctgcctccctctgccTACCCATGTGACCCTCATCAGACTTCCCAAACTCTAAAACAAGACTTTGACTTTGGATTAGGAGCTGCTGTGGCCTCTGCATCTGGTGACAAGGAGGATTTTGCTTTGCTTGGACCTTtaccccctcctccacctctgcctcGCCCGGTCCAGGGCTCTCCACCTCCATCCTCATCTGCCCTGTCAGACATTCAGCATTTCACCAACACTTACCAGCAGCTTGAGACAAGAAGAGGAGAGCAGTCTGCTGCTAACCTTCTTCGACAGAAACTTCAAGAATCTGGCATGGGATTTGATGATTATCCTGGCAGTGACTACTATGGAGCCACCCCACCCCACCATAGTCAGGCTCAAGGACACATGCTAAATAGGCAACATCAGATGTCCTCTGGTCGGTCCAGTTTGTCGCCACAAGATTCTAAGCCACCAGAGAGTCTGGTGCCTAAAGGCTATTTCCCATCTGGCAAGAAGAAGGGCAGGCCCGTAGGGAGCGTGAATAAGCAAAAACGGGCCCAGAACCAAGCCCAAACACAAGGgcagagccagcctcaagccCAGGCTCAGAGCACAACTCAGAGTGCTCCTCCAGCCCCACCCACTCCAACTATAGCTGCTGCCACAACCCCTCCGTTGGTGCAGACCGCCAGCAGCACACCACCCCCTGCTGCACCCCCTCTGACAGACAATAAAAGCACTCCCCCGCTGACCCCACCTATTTTAACCCAGGTAGTGAAAGTGGATGTTGAGAGTGAGGACACACAGCCAGAGATCGAGGTCAAACCTGTGCGAAGGAGACGCAGAGGTGTGAAAGATGAAAATGAGCCCCTAGAAGCCagaggacgacagaggaggagaaggaggggagcAGCACCGACGGCGCCACCGGTGGCCAAAGACGACCCAGATACACCTTTAGGTGCAGGAGGGAGCCCTGGCACAAATAAAGTATTCATGGACCCAAATAGAAAGGGCCCGTTTGTTCCACACATACATGTGGAGAACAAAATACCAGAGATTGGGGCAGTGTGCACCATTGTAAAtgctgaggaggagaagatgaaAGGAGAGCGAAGTGCAGTCGGAGGGAAAGCAGGCGGGAGTGGAATTGATTCTCTCCTGACCTCAGCTCTTTCCTCCCAGTTATCTAGGAGAGACAGAGAATCAGAGAAAAGGGAGACAGACGAGGTGGAAACTACACTTCAGTCAGGAAAAGCACTTCCTTCATCTGGCTATGTTGTTTCAGGCCCCGTGATTACAGAGACCAATCACTCTGGCCGCCTGCTCTGCTGCCTCTGTCAGAAATGGGCAAATTACAAACACCTTGGAGATCTCTATGGACCTTTCTATCCAGCTGAATATGCTGCAAAGCTCCCCAAGAACCAGCCCCAGGTCCGACAATGCCAGCCGACCACaggcacaaacaaaacaggaccaAATGCAGACATAAGCTCAAATGCTTTGAACACCATCCAAGACTCACAAACACAAGATGCTCAGTTTACAAAGCCCCCAACTGAGAGTGAGTATGCCGTCAGCTTAGATTCAAACCCAATATCTCTCACCACTACAGTCAGACCTGCCCCCACGGCCGATAGAGAGGAAATGATGATGCACATGACTGGCAAGTTCAGTAACactgcctcctcttcctcctcctcttcgtcctcTTCATACGCCAGTAAAACAAAATCTCTAACCTGGGACATGAATCTAGATATCCGGCCTATCCCCGAGCTGAAGAGAGAGCCAGACCTTGAGATCGACCAGCAACAGCCGCAAAtccagcaacagctgcagcagccaaCAGATGAAGCTCAACAACGACCTCAACACAGAAAGCTGACCTCACACCCCCGCTTTAAAAGGAGGCACAAATCTAGTGAGGAATCCCCCAGAATGGTGCCATCCAACAGTAAGGCGTCGCTGCCCTTCCAGCCCCCTCCGCCCGCCTTGGATTCCCTGGGACCCTTGGCACAACTCGCCCAGCTGCCTCAGATGCCCATGGACCCAGAGGAGCTGTGGGTCCACGAAGGATGTATAGTGTGGACCAGTGGAGTGTATCTTGTCAATGGCAGACTGTATGGCCTGCAGGAGGCACTAGATGGCACCAGAGAAACA tGCTGCTCATACTGTGAGATGGTGGGCTCAACCCTGGGCTGCTACAGTAAAGGCTGTACACTCCGCTACCACTACCTGTGTGCTATTGAAGCAG ATTGCTCTCTGAATGAAGATAACTTCTCTCTGCGGTGTCCGAAGCACAAGGTAAAGAAGGAGAG TTTACCCAGAGCATCCGGCCAGCCAAGTCAGTGTACCTGGAGCAGTCAGAGAGAGGCTGAGAGaaatgcagaagaagaagagacgcAGGAGTCTGGGAGCT GTCAGTTTGGACAATAG